From Oscillatoria sp. FACHB-1407, a single genomic window includes:
- a CDS encoding molybdopterin oxidoreductase family protein: MSDCIKTLCPYCGVGCGLEVVRVQNASQSDQAPTWKVRGDRAHPSSQGMVCVKGATVIEPLEKDRLLYPMMRESLDHPFQRVSWDQALDRIVRHIQRVRATSGADALCMYGSGQFQTEDYYIAQKLMKGCLGTNNFDANSRLCMSSAVSGYVQSFGADGPPCCYDDLEQTDCAFLIGTNTAECHPIVFNRLRKHHKQNAHVKLVVVDPRRTSTAEVADLHLAIRPGTDIDLLNGIAYLLVQWGKLDQAFIENHTTGFAEYADVVQHYSPEVVAWRCGISVEDLEIAARYWAESDRVLSLWSMGVNQSTEGTAKVRTIINLHLMTGMIGKPGSGPFSLTGQPNAMGGREAGGLSHLLPGYRSVKNSDHRAEVEQYWNLPPGRISPHPGRSTWEIITGLETGDVEFVWIAATNPVVSLPDLERTKSALRRSPLTVYQDAYYPTETSAYAHILLPAAQWSEKAGCMTNSERVVTYCPTFRTPPGEARPDWEIFAEVGRRLGFEAQFAFQNSAEVYAEFAQLTCDRPCDHSQFSHERLSTEGPLQWSNPKEERREKREERREKREERIEKESQTIRSSVFDLLSSKRLYSDRRFHTPDGRARFGAYHSRGLAEPPNPDYPLVFTNGRLYGHWHTQSRTGRIEKLRQMHPAPFLEIHPRDAAKQGIVDGDLVEVRSRRGMARFPAKVTKAIAPGTVFAPMHWGSLWADDAEINNLTHPQACPDSLEPELKACAVQVCPVALHSDASGSHSTQDESTLNAEVLELA; the protein is encoded by the coding sequence GTGTCTGACTGCATCAAAACGCTCTGTCCCTACTGTGGGGTTGGCTGTGGATTAGAAGTTGTACGGGTTCAAAACGCCAGCCAATCCGATCAAGCCCCTACCTGGAAAGTCAGGGGCGATCGCGCTCATCCATCCAGCCAGGGCATGGTATGCGTCAAGGGTGCAACTGTCATTGAGCCGTTGGAAAAAGACCGATTGCTCTATCCCATGATGCGCGAATCGTTGGATCACCCCTTTCAGCGAGTCAGTTGGGATCAAGCCCTCGATCGCATTGTGCGTCATATCCAACGAGTTCGCGCGACGAGTGGAGCCGATGCCCTGTGTATGTATGGCTCTGGGCAGTTTCAAACGGAGGATTACTACATCGCTCAAAAGCTGATGAAGGGCTGTTTGGGCACGAATAACTTTGATGCCAATTCGCGGCTCTGTATGTCATCTGCGGTGTCAGGTTATGTGCAAAGCTTTGGGGCAGATGGTCCACCGTGTTGTTATGACGATTTGGAGCAAACAGATTGCGCCTTTCTGATTGGCACGAATACGGCAGAGTGCCATCCGATCGTATTCAATCGACTTCGCAAACACCACAAACAAAATGCTCACGTCAAGCTTGTGGTGGTTGATCCCCGTCGCACTTCCACCGCTGAAGTGGCTGATTTGCATTTGGCGATTCGTCCCGGCACTGATATCGATTTGTTGAATGGCATTGCTTACCTGCTGGTGCAGTGGGGCAAGTTGGATCAAGCTTTTATTGAGAATCACACCACAGGTTTTGCAGAGTACGCCGATGTGGTGCAGCATTACTCTCCAGAAGTCGTTGCATGGCGGTGTGGTATCTCAGTAGAAGATTTGGAAATCGCCGCCCGCTATTGGGCGGAGAGCGATCGCGTCCTTTCTCTCTGGTCGATGGGCGTGAACCAATCCACCGAAGGAACAGCGAAAGTTCGCACGATCATCAATCTGCACCTGATGACGGGCATGATTGGCAAACCGGGGAGTGGTCCTTTTTCCCTCACGGGGCAACCCAATGCCATGGGCGGACGCGAAGCTGGAGGATTATCTCATCTGCTTCCGGGCTATCGTTCTGTCAAAAATTCTGACCATCGCGCTGAAGTCGAGCAATACTGGAATCTGCCTCCCGGACGCATTTCTCCCCATCCCGGTCGTAGCACCTGGGAGATTATCACTGGACTGGAAACAGGTGATGTTGAGTTTGTCTGGATTGCCGCTACCAATCCCGTCGTCAGCCTCCCCGATTTAGAACGCACCAAATCTGCCTTGCGGCGATCGCCCCTGACCGTCTATCAGGATGCCTACTATCCCACCGAAACCAGTGCCTACGCCCACATCCTGTTACCGGCTGCCCAGTGGAGCGAAAAAGCAGGTTGCATGACCAACTCCGAGCGAGTCGTCACCTATTGCCCTACCTTTCGCACTCCCCCCGGTGAAGCTCGTCCCGATTGGGAAATCTTTGCCGAAGTGGGACGACGCTTAGGCTTTGAGGCGCAATTTGCCTTCCAAAACTCCGCAGAAGTCTATGCCGAATTCGCCCAACTCACTTGCGATCGCCCCTGTGACCACAGCCAGTTTAGCCACGAGCGATTGAGCACCGAAGGACCGTTGCAGTGGAGCAATCCAAAAGAAGAAAGAAGAGAGAAAAGAGAAGAGAGAAGAGAGAAGAGAGAAGAAAGAATAGAAAAAGAGAGCCAGACGATTCGATCTTCGGTTTTCGATCTTCTCTCTTCTAAGCGGTTGTATAGCGATCGCCGCTTTCATACCCCCGACGGACGGGCTCGCTTTGGGGCTTATCACTCACGCGGATTGGCAGAACCCCCCAACCCCGACTATCCCCTCGTGTTTACAAACGGTCGTCTGTATGGGCACTGGCACACCCAGAGCCGTACTGGACGCATCGAGAAACTGCGCCAAATGCATCCGGCTCCTTTTCTTGAAATTCATCCCCGTGATGCGGCAAAACAGGGCATCGTTGACGGAGATTTGGTCGAAGTGCGATCGCGTCGGGGGATGGCTCGATTTCCAGCGAAGGTAACCAAGGCGATCGCCCCTGGAACAGTGTTTGCGCCGATGCATTGGGGCAGCTTGTGGGCAGACGATGCTGAGATCAACAACCTGACTCATCCCCAAGCGTGCCCTGATTCCTTAGAACCGGAACTCAAAGCCTGTGCGGTGCAGGTCTGTCCGGTTGCGCTGCACTCAGATGCTAGTGGAAGCCACAGTACTCAGGATGAATCGACTCTCAACGCTGAGGTTTTAGAACTGGCATAG